A genomic segment from Aspergillus chevalieri M1 DNA, chromosome 7, nearly complete sequence encodes:
- a CDS encoding bZIP transcription factor (COG:K;~EggNog:ENOG410QDP5;~InterPro:IPR004827;~PFAM:PF07716;~go_function: GO:0003700 - DNA-binding transcription factor activity [Evidence IEA];~go_process: GO:0006355 - regulation of transcription, DNA-templated [Evidence IEA]) encodes MADEQQQQHLPRQSAPSFDRLENFNFLLSRHDPALAKSRHYSFDADSTGLAPPPLNNSVSMDYDQTEGMGGLSVSSYESLEDERSSLDLRGYPYADKSINYSLPTDQMLSYSAHPIYPPIPYTTDDLGHAPGALTPSDVSSSISPPNGQIGNTKYSTSIPSDRIASALGQEEHARHSAEEDRRRRNTAASARFRMKKKQREQTLERSVRETTERNAALEARVAQLEMENRWLKNLLTEKHEATSSRAAPSSNETPEKNQKSTSNATGSGQKHIQPKKKGVGTDA; translated from the exons ATGGCGGAcgagcaacaacagcagcaccTTCCCCGTCAATCTGCGCCCAGTTTTGACAGATTGGAAAATTTCAATTTCCTCCTTTCTCGTCACGACCCTGCCCTGGCTAAGAGTCGCCATTATTCCTTTGACGCCGATTCGACCGGTCTGGCGCCACCACCGCTCAATAACAGCGTGAGCATGGATTACGACCAAACGGAAGGCATGGGGGGTCTTTCAGTCAGTTCTTATGAGTCGCTCGAGGACGAGCGCAGTTCCTTGGATCTCAGAGGTTATCCCTATG CCGACAAATCCATCAACTATTCTCTCCCTACAGACCAAATGCTCTCGTACTCGGCTCATCCGATATATCCACCAATCCCTTACACTACCGATGATCTGGGCCATGCACCAGGCGCCTTGACGCCTTCTGATGTATCCTCGTCCATCTCACCACCAAACGGCCAGATCGGGAATACCAAGTACAGCACTTCCATTCCCAGCGACCGTATCGCATCCGCCCTTGGGCAAGAAGAACATGCCCGGCATTCTGCCGAAGAAGACCGACGGCGGCGCAACACAGCCGCCAGCGCCCGCTTCCgcatgaagaagaagcagcggGAGCAAACACTGGAGCGGAGCGTGCGCGAGACGACCGAGAGGAACGCTGCCCTCGAAGCCCGCGTCGCCCAACTGGAGATGGAGAATCGATGGTTGAAGAACCTTCTGACAGAGAAGCACGAGGCCACTTCTTCTCGTGCGGCCCCATCATCGAATGAAACTCCCGAAAAGAATCAAAAGTCGACCTCGAACGCCACGGGAAGCGGACAAAAACATATTCAGCCAAAAAAGAAGGGCGTAGGGACCGACGCTTGA
- a CDS encoding uncharacterized protein (COG:S;~EggNog:ENOG410PM59;~InterPro:IPR015814,IPR008927,IPR036291;~PFAM:PF09130;~go_process: GO:0055114 - oxidation-reduction process [Evidence IEA]) yields the protein MRSVSVGILSIGEMGLGIAKLLKAHGYRVLTVGEGRSEHTLARIRAASIESLQSDEELVVSSDYILSIVPPRDALTTARRVATASQLPSTSTKRQSIEDTDGLLTRRQPYYLDLNAISARLSAEVGSLFAGNQSALCHYLDGGIIGPPPSNDSPKAHWTKPSLIISGDVELPASFPRLAEVLNMKLVSAKIGAASTLKLSFAALTKGLTALSILSFSTAQRESLLPELLKHLDEYAPAVGSTAKKGVVGMAPKAYRWVDEMQMIGEAFDTEGHWDGIGAGVYDSFAEVYRSIAEDTVLKKEKTGDRRRGTTVEDAAEIISSGREDSMKQEKVRSTE from the exons CGGTGGGGATTCTCTCCATTGGAGAAATGGGGCTTGGTATCGCGAAGCTTTTGAAAGCCCATGGATATCGTGTTCTCACCGTAGGTGAGGGTAGAAG TGAGCATACTCTAGCCCGAATCCGGGCAGCGTCGATCGAATCTTTACAATCTGATGAGGAACTGGTGGTATCCTCGGACTATATCTTATCCATCGTACCTCCCAGAGATGCGCTTACTACGGCTCGTCGAGTTGCAACTGCAAGCCAGCTCCCCAGCACGAGTACGAAACGACAAAGCATTGAAGACACCGATGGACTGCTCACACGACGTCAACCCTACTATCTCGACCTGAACGCCATCTCAGCTCGCCTATCAGCCGAAGTGGGTTCTCTGTTTGCGGGGAATCAATCCGCGTTATGTCACTACCTCGATGGAGGAATCATCGGACCCCCGCCATCCAATGACTCGCCAAAAGCACACTGGACGAAACCCAGTCTGATAATCTCGGGTGACGTGGAGCTTCCCGCCTCATTCCCCAGACTGGCAGAAGTGCTGAACATGAAGTTGGTGTCTGCCAAGATTGGTGCGGCATCGACATTGAAACTCTCGTTTGCTGCCCTGACGAAGGGACTCACCGCACTTTCAATCTTGTCGTTCTCCACGGCGCAGCGGGAATCGTTGCTTCCGGAGTTGCTGAAGCATCTGGACGAGTATGCTCCGGCTGTTGGATCTACGGCTAAAAAGGGGGTTGTTGGGATGGCGCCCAAGGCGTATCGGTGGGTGGACGAGATGCAAATGATCGGAGAGGCATTTGACACCGAGGGACACTGGGACGGAATTGGAGCGGGGGTTTATGATAGTTTCGCGGAGGTGTATCGGAGCATTGCGGAGGATACGGTGttgaaaaaggagaagacgGGAGATCGCAGGAGAGGAACAACGGTTGAAGATGCAGCGGAAATCATAAGCAGTGGCCGGGAAGACTCAATGAAACAAGAGAAAGTGAGGAGTACAGAGTAA